The region AAAACACACCATTTTCTAATACAAAAAATAATCATCAACATTTGATGAtcaaaaatataattttaaaatggATTTGAAATATAGTGGTGCATTTCAATCAACTCCTACACATAAATTGATATTCTCTTCAAATGAACAATTCAAAGATGAAAAATATTAAATGCTCAATTTTTTTCTTTGCAAATGGTATGATAAATTTGCAGAAAAAGTTTCAAGGATAGAAAAGTTAAATCAGATTTAAATTGAAGTAAAAAATTTGAATAGAAGAGGTGAATCAGAATTTTGAATGATCATTGTCTTATATACATCCTATGAAACATGTTATATCAGTTGTACATGTAGGTAGATGTTTCATGAAAGTTTGCATTGGTTTAGAATAACAATGATTGACGAAATAATGCATTTTTTAATTATGAACGTTCAAAATTTTCAAAGTTCGAGACTGTCTAACCGGTTACATAAatggtgtaatcgattacaccttTATTAGTTTTAAAAACCATTAAAAATTGAACATGTAATCGGTTACCAACAGAGTGTAATCGGTTACGCTGATGTGaattttgaaaaatgattttgaaaacATCTTGGTTTGCTAAGTACTAATATATGGATGCTTTGGAAACTTTtagggatgaagagaaataagTTTTTTTTTAGCATATAACAATgttacaaagtgaattgcatTATATACCTTTTTAACATCATGATCAAAGCATATTTCCAACATTGTCATTCAATAATTTAGTGTATATTTAATCTTTTTGAGATATCTATTAATATTTGATGTTGATAaacattttctttttttttgacATTTGAATTTTTGTCTTCATTAAAACTTAATACTTAACGCATATTGTGTTTACATTGTGTTTACATTGGAGTCATGTCAAATGAATCAAGACATGTCAAATCGACTTGGTTAGCGAAAATAGTACCCATAAACGTTTTTGACAACGTCTTAATGAAGAGTGACATCTATCTTTGAAAACCTTCTAAATTGGGCATTTATAATTGATTGTTTTAGTCATCCAATCGATCGGGACAATATGCCAATCAAATGGGATATTAAATTAGCCCATTGGTCTTATCCTTTTTTACGCCTacctctagcctataaatagaggtctcTTATTTCATATTTTCACATTCAGAATCGTGAGCTATCTCACCCTCCTCACTCTCTCTAAAAAATATTGTTACTTTCTCTCACTAAAAATTAGCCATAGGCCTTCGAGAAAGTTCTTGTATTTTTGTGAGGTTTgtattatgaaaatgatgatATTGTAAATTCACTAAGAGCTATTTTCTCTTGATTGAATATTTATTCTTAAGTGAATGTTTATTTGGATTCAAAGCTAACTCGTTAAAATCTTTGTTTGGGGATTTAGTATTAAGTTGACGGTTCGTTTCGTGAGTTCAACCCGTGTAAAAGTTCAACTTGGTTCAAAATAAGTCTGGTGTAAAGTCTCAATTTGGTTTGTGTCAGCCTGTGTAAAACCCCAATTTGGTTTGAGGTCAATCTAGTGTAAAATCTCAATTCGATTCGTGGTCAAGCCCGTGTAAATCCCCGGTTCGGTTTGGAGGATAGTCAGTTCAAAACTCCACCCTGATTTAAGCTTGAGACTAACAACTTGAAGTTTTGTTCATGTTTGGAAGGAAGACTAACCACTTTATTCAATTGGTTGATGTTTGGTTGAAAGTTAGCCGGaaacttcattttccttgtataaggggaTTCATAAGCTTAATCTACTAAAAACTTATAAAGATTACcggatactctcaagatcaagTCTTGAGTAGAGGTTTAGGTCACTTCTTTTAGACCGAACCTCTAGAATTTCCGATGTCTTCTCTCTTCTCTTATCTTTTTTTCTTCCGCATATTTTCTTTCAACTGATTTTTTCCACTGCTATTAGTTTAATGttttcttaaaaatatttttgaactctgaaaataaaaaataagttTGTTTTAAATTGACGCTTTAAAAAACTCTATAGTTCAACAAACCCTCCCCCATCAAACCCCGCCCCCCATCCTCCTCTTGTGTGTGGAATTACATGTCCAACAAAGTTCTCTTTCGATAGAACTTTACAACCGAATCAAATTTTTCTAACTAACTTTCTAATGAGAAAGAAATTTATCTGAAAAGATGTCACCTATTTTTATATGTGGTAAGATATTTATCTCTTTTTCTAAACCAAATATTAGCCATGTTATCATTGATATGCATTGTCGGTCTCAAACACGAATAAAAGGAGAGGATTGTATTAAAccgtcaacaacaacaacctaAAATTTTATCAAATCTTTATGACATTGATTAATTACGCACATAAATGAGTATGCTACAAAAGTCAAGTTTGTGATCAAATTTAGTACAAAAGTTAAAAGATTTCAACAAAACAAACTTCGGACCTGGTTgatttatttttgtaaaaatgTTGAGTTGTtttaaaaatttgaaaatcaTTGATAGTCTAGTTTTACAAAAGTGTTTTTAAAAATTATTCTCTATTTGAAagttttgaaaattaaaaaattaaaattgattttgaagattttgatttttaatttttaattttaaaaatcaGGAAGAGGAAAAAAACAAAGAAAACTGATACACTTAAAAGACAACTTTGTAATATTgttaattttaaaataatttttaaaaattaagTTACCAAACATGTTTTTTTTAACTCTTTTTTATAATTGATTtacaaaataatttttaaaatctAAAAACTCAAAATCATTTAAATAGGGCTTTAGTCTTGGGAAAAGTTGAGGAAGTAAGGAACAAATATGAAATTAACTCTATTCTTTTTTGAAGTTAGCACCTAACAAACATTCAATGTCTCCACTCCTAAAGAAATTTCAGCAATAACTCTATATAACATTACATTCCAACAAAATTTACTTATTTTACTATAATTTATCAAGTGGACCAACATAAAAGTGAAGAGAGAGATTTTTACAACTATCGATCTCTACAAATAGGGATGCATACTTAGATAGGTGTTAAACTTGTGAAGCACCCACGATGATGCTCTAAGAATATTGAAATCTCTCATTTTAGTTCGAACAAAACTTACAAGTTAGAACAAGTATTTTATTCTTGCATGTTCTTACGCAGCATTTTTCTAAAATACCAGTTTTGTAACCTTCAACTCCTAGTGGCTAGTTCTGGCAAATAATGTACAACGTCAATATGCCCATGACGACCAGGTAAAATGAAATACATAAAGGAAACACAAAGTGCACAAAAGGCTCAAGTAACAGATTTTGGTACCAGGTTCATTATCTTATGTTGCAGCCACTGCAAACACATTAGAGCCCAGTCAACGACAAAATGGCCATTCAGACTTGTCCTAGACCAGCTCTAAGAAAGATGAGATCCCAAAAAATTTCACCTTGCATTGCATCGCCGCAATGCTCGGATTTGCAGAATGTAAACTAGGCATTAGAAGCATCAAAACTGCCTTGCACACTCTGTCGTCTTTTATCTCTCAAGTTCTCTCCCCACATCTTGGCTTCAGCCACAGCACGTTCTCTATCAAGATCCCGGTTTAACATCTTAGCAGTTTCACGTGGGGAGTCGTCTTTCTCAGATCCCTCCAAATCCCATCTACGCCCAGATCCTTCACCTTCATCATTTTTTAATATTCTTCCACCTTTATCATCTCTATTTCCAGTTCCCTTATTATTACCAATTCCAGGATTGTTAGTATCATATGCCTGATTGGCTAGATAAGAAAGGGCCGTCACCACATCCCCAATCAGAGGACGCGCGGCTGCCTGTTCTTGAATGCACATTGATGCTACAGCTAGAGCTTGATAAAGACCCCGCATGGGATACCGCCCCTGCAACCGTGGATCTGCCAGCTTTGGAAACTTCCTACGGTCATTGAATAAAGGCCGCGCCTGCTCAAAAATATGAAACCACCATTACCACTCCATTGTTATACAACCATAAGATAATGCAAACTAAATTAACATAAATTGACAAGAAAATATCAAAGAACTACCCATGTGACAAGGTTTTGTTCTCCATGGGGCCGGGTGCTGTCTATGGCTTTACGGCCAGTAATCAGCTCCAAGAAGACTACCCCAAAACTATATACATCAGATTTTACAGTCAGCTGTCCAGTCATAGCATACTCAGGAGCACAGTAACCATAAGTACCCATGACACGAGTGGAAACATGTGATTTGTCCCCAACAGGACCAAGCTTTGCCAGACCAAAGTCAGAAAGCTTTGGATGATAACCTTCCTCAAGTAATATATTAGATGACTTGAAGTCCCTATAAATTACTGGAGGATTTGCCTTGTCGTGTAGGTATTCCAATCCTTTTGCGGCACCGGCAGCTATTTTCATTCTAGTGTTCCAATCTAATGGCTCCTTATCAGGGGGGAGATCTGCACGAGTCAACAAAAAATGAATAAACACAAGTTATTATCAAGTTACATgcattatgttttaacatttgCAGTGATCGTGTAACAAACAGCATTTATCCTCCATGCTTCCCAAATTTAGGAACACTTCCCAATCATCAGAAGACAGATACTGTAAAGGAAAAACCAGAACACCTCTGGCAGACAATACAATGGTTAATTGGTTATCAAATGTATGGATTCCATTTCTGTAACTTGGAATCAACAAGGAATGCTATTCCACGCGCTAAGTTGATCAGGCTTCTCAAAAAACTACATCGGAAAGGAGCAGCGTGGAAGATATTCAACTAAGAGCACATAACATTATGAGCTTAGATGCACAGCTGTTTCCTTACAAGGAAAAAACCCACAGAAAATTATTTATTACCATAGTAAGTTCAAGACAAAAAGTTGTGGAATAATCAAAAGCATCAAAAGGGAATTTTTGTTAGCACATTTAAGTGGATATGTAAAAAACTAAATAGCATTGTAGAGAACAAATGCTAATCTACAAGAGCTTATCCATGGAAAGTTGGTTACCCA is a window of Lathyrus oleraceus cultivar Zhongwan6 chromosome 6, CAAS_Psat_ZW6_1.0, whole genome shotgun sequence DNA encoding:
- the LOC127091943 gene encoding serine/threonine-protein kinase PBS1, whose product is MGCFSCFDSKEDEKLNPNPQQQTHNHDHHNHNLPSAASGGGAEKLRSTSNGGASKREFPGLLKDGPPGQIAAQTFTFRELALATKNFRPQSFLGEGGFGRVYRGRLESTSQAVAVKQLDKDGLQGNREFLVEVLMLSLLHHPNLVSLIGYCADGDQRLLVYEFMPLGSLEDHLHDLPPDKEPLDWNTRMKIAAGAAKGLEYLHDKANPPVIYRDFKSSNILLEEGYHPKLSDFGLAKLGPVGDKSHVSTRVMGTYGYCAPEYAMTGQLTVKSDVYSFGVVFLELITGRKAIDSTRPHGEQNLVTWARPLFNDRRKFPKLADPRLQGRYPMRGLYQALAVASMCIQEQAAARPLIGDVVTALSYLANQAYDTNNPGIGNNKGTGNRDDKGGRILKNDEGEGSGRRWDLEGSEKDDSPRETAKMLNRDLDRERAVAEAKMWGENLRDKRRQSVQGSFDASNA